A window of the Oncorhynchus mykiss isolate Arlee chromosome 15, USDA_OmykA_1.1, whole genome shotgun sequence genome harbors these coding sequences:
- the tsn9 gene encoding tetraspanin-9 isoform X1, translated as MARGCLCCVKYMLFLFNLLFWLGGCGLLGVGVWLSVSQGSFATLSPSFPSISAANLIITLGAVIMVTGFLGCLGAIKENKCLLLSFFITLLVILLVELILLILFFVYTDNVSDNARQDLQEGLALYSTNNNAGLRNAWNTIQTEWHCCGVNGYTDWHTALQEKVVPDHCCQDIYQDCGRNATNQFWTRGCYEKVEEWLDDNKHLLGTIAMCVLVIQLLGMAFSMTLYQQIHRSGKKYEA; from the exons ATGGCTCGCGGCTGCCTCTGCTGTGTCAAATACATGTTGTTCCTCTTCAACCTGCTCTTCTGG TTGGGGGGCTGTGGTTTGTTGGGTGTGGGGGTGTGGTTGTCTGTGTCTCAGGGCAGTTTTGCCACCCTATCACCATCCTTCCCCTCCATCTCTGCTGCCAACCTCATCATCACCCTGGGTGCTGTCATCATGGTTACAGGCTTCCTGGGTTGCCTGGGTGCCATCAAGGAGAACAAGTGTCTGCTGCTGAGT TTTTTCATCACGTTGTTGGTTATTCTGTTGGTGGAGCTGATCCTACTCATCCTGTTCTTCGTATACACAGACAAT gtgagtgatAACGCCAGACAGGACCTGCAAGAGGGACTTGCTCTGTACAGCACCAACAACAACGCTGGCCTCCGCAACGCCTGGAACACCATACAGACAGAG tgGCATTGTTGTGGGGTGAATGGGTACACAGACTGGCACACTGCCCTGCAGGAGAAGGTGGTTCCTGACCACTGCTGTCAGGATATCTACCAGGACTGTGGGCGCAATGCCACCAACCAGTTCTGGACACGG GGTTGCTATGAGAAGGTGGAGGAGTGGCTGGAtgacaataaacacctgctgggAACCATCGCCATGTGTGTTCTGGTCATACAg CTCCTGGGTATGGCCTTCTCCATGACTTTGTACCAGCAGATCCACCGATCCGGGAAGAAGTACGAAgcttag
- the tsn9 gene encoding tetraspanin-9 isoform X2, protein MARGCLCCVKYMLFLFNLLFWLGGCGLLGVGVWLSVSQGSFATLSPSFPSISAANLIITLGAVIMVTGFLGCLGAIKENKCLLLSVSDNARQDLQEGLALYSTNNNAGLRNAWNTIQTEWHCCGVNGYTDWHTALQEKVVPDHCCQDIYQDCGRNATNQFWTRGCYEKVEEWLDDNKHLLGTIAMCVLVIQLLGMAFSMTLYQQIHRSGKKYEA, encoded by the exons ATGGCTCGCGGCTGCCTCTGCTGTGTCAAATACATGTTGTTCCTCTTCAACCTGCTCTTCTGG TTGGGGGGCTGTGGTTTGTTGGGTGTGGGGGTGTGGTTGTCTGTGTCTCAGGGCAGTTTTGCCACCCTATCACCATCCTTCCCCTCCATCTCTGCTGCCAACCTCATCATCACCCTGGGTGCTGTCATCATGGTTACAGGCTTCCTGGGTTGCCTGGGTGCCATCAAGGAGAACAAGTGTCTGCTGCTGAGT gtgagtgatAACGCCAGACAGGACCTGCAAGAGGGACTTGCTCTGTACAGCACCAACAACAACGCTGGCCTCCGCAACGCCTGGAACACCATACAGACAGAG tgGCATTGTTGTGGGGTGAATGGGTACACAGACTGGCACACTGCCCTGCAGGAGAAGGTGGTTCCTGACCACTGCTGTCAGGATATCTACCAGGACTGTGGGCGCAATGCCACCAACCAGTTCTGGACACGG GGTTGCTATGAGAAGGTGGAGGAGTGGCTGGAtgacaataaacacctgctgggAACCATCGCCATGTGTGTTCTGGTCATACAg CTCCTGGGTATGGCCTTCTCCATGACTTTGTACCAGCAGATCCACCGATCCGGGAAGAAGTACGAAgcttag
- the LOC110490436 gene encoding small nuclear ribonucleoprotein F, with amino-acid sequence MSLPLNPKPFLNGLTGKPVMVKLKWGMEYKGYLVSVDSYMNMQLANTEEYVDGALAGHLGEVLVRCNNVLYIRGVEEEEEDGEMKE; translated from the exons ATG aGTTTACCTCTGAACCCTAAACCCTTCCTGAATGGCCTGACAGGCAAGCCGGTGATGGTGAAGCTGAAGTGGGGGATGGAGTACAAGGGCTACCTAGTGTCTGTGGACAGCTACATGAACATGCAG TTGGCGAACACAGAAGAGTATGTAGATGGAGCGTTGGCTGGTCACCTTGGAGAAGTACTTGTTAG GTGCAATAATGTTTTATATATTAGAGgagtggaggaagaagaggaggacggaGAAATGAAAGAGTGA
- the tsn9 gene encoding Tetraspanin-9 (The RefSeq protein has 1 substitution compared to this genomic sequence), giving the protein MARGCLCCVKYMLFLFNLLFWLGGCGLLGVGVWLSVSQGSFATLSPSFPSISAANLIITLGAVIMVTGFLGCLGAIKENKCLLLSFFITLLVILLVELILLILFFVYTDNVSDNARQDLQEGLALYSTNNNAGLRNAWNTIQTEWHCCGVNGYTDWHTALQEKVVPDHCCQDIYQDCGRNATNQFWTRGCYEKVEEWLDDNKHLLGTIAMCVLVIQLLGMAFSMTLYQQIHRSGKKYET; this is encoded by the exons ATGGCTCGCGGCTGCCTCTGCTGTGTCAAATACATGTTGTTCCTCTTCAACCTGCTCTTCTGG TTGGGGGGCTGTGGTTTGTTGGGTGTGGGGGTGTGGTTGTCTGTGTCTCAGGGCAGTTTTGCCACCCTATCACCATCCTTCCCCTCCATCTCTGCTGCCAACCTCATCATCACCCTGGGTGCTGTCATCATGGTTACAGGCTTCCTGGGTTGCCTGGGTGCCATCAAGGAGAACAAGTGTCTGCTGCTGAGT TTTTTCATCACGTTGTTGGTTATTCTGTTGGTGGAGCTGATCCTACTCATCCTGTTCTTCGTATACACAGACAAT gtgagtgatAACGCCAGACAGGACCTGCAAGAGGGACTTGCTCTGTACAGCACCAACAACAACGCTGGCCTCCGCAACGCCTGGAACACCATACAGACAGAG tgGCATTGTTGTGGGGTGAATGGGTACACAGACTGGCACACTGCCCTGCAGGAGAAGGTGGTTCCTGACCACTGCTGTCAGGATATCTACCAGGACTGTGGGCGCAATGCCACCAACCAGTTCTGGACACGG GGTTGCTATGAGAAGGTGGAGGAGTGGCTGGAtgacaataaacacctgctgggAACCATCGCCATGTGTGTTCTGGTCATACAg CTCCTGGGTATGGCCTTCTCCATGACTTTGTACCAGCAGATCCACCGATCCGGGAAGAAGTACGAAgcttag
- the elapor2 gene encoding endosome/lysosome-associated apoptosis and autophagy regulator family member 2 — protein sequence MREESRGFCFLNCFLFIFSARQWVSESRNLRPCNETDYYYEYTECDSVGSRWRVAIPHILGTCSALPTPARGTDCSFSCAVGEFLEMSAQQCTPCAAGSYSLGSGVRFDQWDTIPAGFTSLATYMDPGPSGEESQACNSSSWTPQGVYLESSRDECTVSLVYAVHLEQQGSVSFSYQYPDNNIFFEFYVQNEQCQEMAQTDDQKWIKLTTNGEWDTHTVNLKSGTNILYWRTTGILVGGKMVKPVLLRNIQIEGVAYTSECFPCRPGWFSSSPGSSSCQPCPRNTSSNKGAASCTPCPDTQYSHEGWSQCKERPPCSEKDYFQIHTACDSEGKTQVMYRWVEPRICEENVTGAVALPPTGEREACPPCNPGYYNTNDSTCFPCPPGTHSDGTSVCEECPAGTEPVLGYEYKWWNVLPSNMKTSCFNVGNSKCDDMNGWEVAGDHIRSGAGGSDNDYLILNLHVPGFKLPTSLAGMTGTEFGRITFVFETICSADCELYFMMDVNRKSTTVVESWEGTKERQSYTHIMTRNASVSYTWAFQRTNQAQDVRRYITDVVILYSVSVTNVQDGVASACRACALLSQSSQRPGSCIPCPAGFYIDRDTNRCQECPPNTYLSGHHTYGEDACLPCGPGSKSNKEHSRCYSDCSFSHTEHNRTLTFDLSSLSTVASLTIGPSFTSKGTKYLHVFNVSLCGHQGKMAAVCTDNVTDLANKDMGSDSTQFVNSVDSFICQSTIIPADGRGFRMALASQSISLADTFLGATVDSDLDGINARPELFSDNAKGIPDINFFYRSTQATGSCERGRSAVMTIRCNPEKMDRGQLTVPSACPAGTCDGCTFHFLWESGSACPRCTQDDYHQIEGACKGGVQVTLSVWNEPKLCTKGMSLPAKSSAPCEAIALWLKVGVGGGAFLAVLLVSLTFYFWKKNKRLEYKYSRLVMSANKECELPVADSCALAEGEEPEDDVVYSHKPSLLGKLRAIANKQREGDSSESVQLKSSQSERWVWG from the exons ACAGACTACTACTATGAGTATACAGAGTGTGACAGTGTAGGGTCTCGATGGAGGGTGGCCATCCCCCACATTCTGGGCACCTGCTCAGCCCTGCCTACTCCCGCCAGAGGAACAGACTGct cgtTCTCGTGTGCGGTGGGAGAGTTCCTAGAGATGTCCGCTCAGCAATGTACGCCGTGTGCTGCCGGCTCCTATTCGCTGGGCAGTGGGGTGCGTTTCGACCAATGGGACACTATCCCTGCCGGCTTCACCAGCCTGGCCACCTACATGGACCCAGGACCCAGTGGAGAGGAGAGTCAGGCCTGTAATAG cTCGTCGTGGACGCCACAGGGTGTGTATCTGGAGTCTAGTCGTGATGAGTGCACCGTGTCTCTGGTCTACGCTGTGCATCTGGAGCAGCAGGGCTCCGTCTCCTTCAGCTACCAGTACCCTGACAACAACATATTTTTTGAGTTCTAT GTCCAGAACGAGCAGTGTCAGGAGATGGCCCAGACAGATGATCAGAAGTGGATCAAACTCACCACCAACGGAGAGTGGGACACACACACG GTGAATCTGAAGTCTGGCACTAACATACTGTACTGGAGGACGACAGGGATCCTGGTCGGAGGGAAGATGGTTAAACCAGTGTTGCTCAGGAACATCCAGATTGAGG GTGTTGCCTACACCTCGGAGTGTTTCCCGTGCCGACCAGGCTGGTTTAGCTCCTCCCCTGGCTCCTCCTCCTGCCAGCCCTGCCCCAGGAACACATCGTCTAACAAGGGAGccgcctcctgtactccctgcccCGACACACAGTACTCAC ATGAAGGATGGTCACAGTGTAAGGAGAGGCCTCCGTGTTCAGAGAAGGATTACTTTCAGATCCACACAGCCTGCGACAGCGAGGGAAAG ACTCAGGTGATGTACCGGTGGGTGGAGCCGAGGATCTGTGAGGAGAATGTGACGGGCGCTGTGGCACTGCCccctacaggggagagagaggcctgcCCTCCATGTAACCCTGGTTACTACAACACTAACGACTCCACCTGCTTCCCCTGTCCTCCTGGAACACACTCTGACGGCacctcag TGTGTGAGGAGTGTCCTGCGGGGACAGAGCCAGTACTGGGGTATGAGTATAAATGGTGGAACGTCCTCCCTTCCAACATGAAGACTTCCTGCTTCAACGTGGGCAACTCCAAATGTGACGACATGAATG GCTGGGAGGTGGCAGGGGATCACATCCGCAGCGGTGCTGGAGGCTCGGATAACGATTACCTCATCCTGAACCTGCATGTTCCTGGCTTCAA gtTACCCACATCCCTTGCTGGGATGACCGGGACTGAGTTTGGCCGGATCACCTTCGTCTTCGAGACAATCTGCTCTGCCGACTGTGAGCTCTACTTCATGATG GATGTGAACAGGAAGAGCACCACGGTGGTGGAGTCATGGGAGGGCACTAAGGAGAGACAGAGTTACACACACATCATGACCAGAAATGCATCCGTATCATACACTTGGGCCTTCCAGAGGACCAACCAGGCTCAGGac GTGCGGCGGTACATCACAGATGTTGTGATACTCTACTCGGTGAGCGTGACAAATGTCCAGGATGGCGTGGCATCTGCGTGCCGGGCCTGCGCCCTCCTATCCCAGAGTTCTCAGCGGCCTGGGTCGTGTATTCCATGCCCAGCTGGGTTCTACATTGACAGAGACACCAACCGGTGCCAGGAGTGCCCCCCCAACACATACCTGTCTGGTCACCACACATATGGAGAAGACGCGTGTCTGCCCTGTGGCCCCGGGAGTAAGAGCAACAAG GAGCACTCTCGTTGCTATAGCGACTGCTCCTTCAGTCACACGGAGCACAACCGTACCCTGACCTTTGACCTGAGCTCTCTGAGCACCGTGGCCTCGCTCACCATCGGCCCCAGCTTCACCTCTAAAGGCACAAAGTACCTCCACGTCTTCAACGTCAGCCTGTGTggacaccag GGGAAGATGGCAGCTGTCTGCACAGATAATGTCACCGATCTCGCCAACAAGGACATGGGGAGTGATTCCACCCAGTTCGTCAACTCAGTGGACAGCTTCATCTGTCAATCAACCATCATTCCTGCGGATGGGCGGGGCTTCAGGATGGCTCTGGCATCACAGTCTATCAGTCTGGCTGATACCTTCCTCG gAGCGACAGTGGACAGTGATTTAGACGGAATAAACGCCAGACCAGAACTCTTCTCTGACAACGCAAAAGGCATTCCAGACATCAACTTCTTCTACAG gtcTACTCAGGCGACTGGATCCTGTGAGCGTGGTCGGAGTGCGGTCATGACAATACGCTGCAACCCAGAGAAGATGGACCGCGGGCAACTCACAGTGCCCAG tgcgtGCCCTGCAGGTACGTGTGACGGCTGTACGTTTCACTTCCTATGGGAGAGTGGGAGCGCCTGTCCCCGCTGCACCCAGGATGACTATCACCAGATAGAGGGAGCCTGCAAGGGAGGGGTCCAG gtgactCTGTCTGTGTGGAATGAGCCAAAGCTGTGCACCAAAGGTATGTCCCTGCCAGCTAAGAGCTCCGCCCCATGCGAGGCCATTGCCCTATGGCTAAAGGTGGGGGTCGGGGGCGGGGCCTTCTTAGCTGTGCTGCTCGTCTCTCTCACCTTCTATTTCTGGAAGAAGAACAAGAG GCTGGAGTATAAGTATTCTCGGTTGGTGATGTCAGCCAATAAGGAATGTGAGCTGCCGGTGGCGGATAGCTGTGCCCTGGCCGAGGGGGAGGAGCCTGAAGACGACGTGGTCTACTCCCACAAACCCTCACTGCTCGGCAAGCTCAGGGCCATTGCCAACaag cagagggagggagacagcagTGAGTCGGTACAGCTGAAGTCATCCCAGTCTGAGAGATGGGTCTGGGGGTAA